In the genome of Oscillatoria salina IIICB1, the window ACGTTTTCTATGCCGGATTTATATGTCTCTTGGTCAGAGTACCACGAAAAAATCGAAACTTTAGCTGTAAAAATTTATCAGTCTGGTTGGAAATTCAATCAGATTGTTTGTATCGCTAAAGGAGGGCTAAGGGTGGGTGACATTCTTTGTCGAATTTATCGTCAACCTTTAGCAATTATTTCTGCTTCTTCTTATCTTGGTGAAGAAAATCGCATTCGCGGGGAAATCACTTTTTCCGACCATCTTTCCATGACTACTAAAAGTTTAGGTAGCAAAGTTTTATTAGTAGATGATTTAGTAGATTCGGGAATTAGTTTACAAGAAACTATTAACTGGTTGCAGCAGCATCGGGGTACAGAAATTGAGGAGATACGAACTGCTGTGATTTGGTATAAAGATTGTTCGCAAATTGTTCCCGATTACTATGTAGATTACTTACCAGATAATCCTTGGATTCATCAACCTTTTGAACCCTATGAATTGATAACTCCGGCTGAGTTAGCTGCGCGGAATCAACAGTTGGCTTTTAAATAGCTAGGGATAGTTTCAGGGGTAGCCACGGGGGGCTACCCCTACGGTTTAATTATCGAGGAAGGTTTGGACTTCGCCGTCGGGTTTGAGGACGAGGCGAATGCGGGGATTTCCTTGTCTTTCGATGGGAGAAACAAAGGGTTCGCCAATTAAAGGGATATCTGTCCAATCGATGTTGTGTTTTGATGCTTCTCCCAAGGGAATAATGCGCTGAATTGTGCCGTTTTGATTGAGTACCAGGCGGTATTCTAAGGTTTGGGTTAATCCGTCTGGTGGAACCCATCTCGCTTCAAAGTATCTTCTCGCTTCGCCTATTTGAGGTATGTTGTCAAATAAGGTGTCGCCAGTGGCTTCGCGGGCTACACCAGAAGAGGTGGCTAGTTCGGGGTTTGCTTGGGGTTGGGGACTAGGTGAGGGACTAGGTGAGGGACTGGCGGATCTGGTTTGTTGCTGGTTAGAGGTTTTGGGTGTGAGTGTTGGGCGATCGCTGGGAATCGTGGGTTGAGTTGTGGGACTCGCGGCGATCGTTGGTTGGGGTGATGGGGTTTCTGCTTCTACTCGTGTGGTATTCGGGCGATTCGCGGGTTCTGGTGGCGGTACTTCGGGTTTAACTGCTTGGGGTTCGGGGGACACGCGAGGAGGTGTCGGATTTTCTCTGGGAGGTACTTTCGGCGCAACTGCG includes:
- a CDS encoding phosphoribosyltransferase — translated: MPDLYVSWSEYHEKIETLAVKIYQSGWKFNQIVCIAKGGLRVGDILCRIYRQPLAIISASSYLGEENRIRGEITFSDHLSMTTKSLGSKVLLVDDLVDSGISLQETINWLQQHRGTEIEEIRTAVIWYKDCSQIVPDYYVDYLPDNPWIHQPFEPYELITPAELAARNQQLAFK